A region of the Streptomyces durocortorensis genome:
CGGACCGGAGTTGATCAAGATTCCGGAGAACTCCCTCGCGCTCGGTGCGAGTTGGGCCGGTCTTGCCGTCGGCTGTGCCTGGGCTGGGCTGCTGGCCGCCGGGGTCTTCCGGGTGGCCGGGGCTGGAATCGCCGCCGTGCTGGCTGTTCCGGTGCTGGTCGTTCCGCTGGTTCAGAAGGTCTTCGAAGCGCCGTCCGCGAGGTCGGTCGCCGGGCTTCCGGGGCGGCTGCGGGAGCTGGCCTGGTGGCAGCTGCCGCAGGAGGCCGACCGCTGGGTCCTCGCCGTCGCACAGGTCGTGGCTCAGCCCGTGGGGGCCGCGCTCGCCCTGTCGTTGTCCGTCCTGATCTGTGCGTATCTGTTCACCGGCCTTCGAGGAAAGGTGCGTTGGTGATCGCCGCCGTCCCGCGCCGGGAGCGGGGCCGCGAAGCCCCCTGAGAAATGGCCGATTTGTAGGTATATGGCGTCAATTGTGTAGCCAGCGCCGATCACCCTTTCGTGTGCTTTTCAGCAAAGACCTCAAGGGGCGGGCGAGCCGGGCCGACAAAGGATGCGTGAGTACCCTTGCGCACACCATGATGACCGCCGCCCGCTCCGCCGACTCCGGCCTGGCCGGTCCGGGCGAACTCGACCGCTATCCCTATACGGAGGCGCCGGCCGGCGAGCGAGCTGTTTCCCGGCCCTGGGGCGGTTCCGATTCCGAGCTGGGACGGGCGAGCCGACGGGGGGCTGCCAGCCGGGGGCGCGGTCTCCACGGCCAACTCGTCCAGCAGCTGGGCCAGATGATCGTTTCCGGTGACCTCGGCGCGGACCGCCCCCTCGTGCCGGAGGAGATCGGTCAGCGGTTCGAGGTCTCCCGCACCGTCGTACGCGAGTCCCTGCGCGTGCTCGAAGCCAAGGGGCTGGTCAGCGCGCGCCCCAACGTGGGCACGAGGGTCCGCCCGGTCAGCGACTGGAATCTGCTGGACCCCGACATCATCGAATGGCGGGCCTTCGGCCCCCAGCGAGACGATCAGCGCCGCGAGCTGGCCGAGCTCCGCTGGACCATCGAACCGCTCGCCGCCCGCCTCGCGGCCGGGCACGGCCGGGACGACATCCAGCAGCGCCTCGGCGACATGGTGGAGATCATGGGGCACGCGATGGGGCAGGGGGACGCGATCACCTTCTCCCGCGCCGACGCGGAGTTCCACTCCCTGCTCATCCAGGCCGCGGGCAACCGGATGCTCGAACACCTCTCCGGCATCGTCTCGGCCGCCCTGCATGTCTCCGGTGGTCCGGTCACCGGCTGTGACCGCCCCGGTGAGTCCTCCCTCGCCCACCACGCGCGGATCACCGACGCCCTGGCCTCCGGTGACGCCGCGGCCGCCGAGTCGGCCATGAGGCAGCTGCTCGTCGTCCACCCCGACGTCGAGCGTGTGGTGCCCGCGCCGCGCGAGCACTGACCGAAGCACGGCCGGGGCGCCGGGGCCCTGTGTCGCCGGACCGCACGGGTCCGGCGGCACAATTGTGGGGAGATGTCATCCCTGGGTCGGTTGGTCGCGAATGAGGTGTGACTCGGGCCACGCGGATTGGGCGTAACACTCCTCGAAGCAGCGCGATGACTTAAGAGGTGACCGCCGCGGAAGGAATACAGCAGGCCCTGAGGGCGCTGTGCAGTTCTGAGGCCAAACCCGCGCCGTCGGCGACATCCCCAGTCGACGGTCGTCGGTTCCAGCCCTCTCCAGGGCGGGGCCGGAAGCCGTTTCCATCGTTCCGAGAGGTTGTTCGTGTCGGCCAGCACATCCCGTACGCTCCCGCCGGAGATCGCCGAGTCCGAGTCTGTGATGGCGCTCATCGAGCGGGGAAAGGCTGATGGGCAGATCGCCGGCGATGACGTGCGTCGGGCCTTCGAGGCTGACCAGATTCCGCCAACCCAGTGGAAGAACGTTCTGCGCAGCCTCAACCAGATCCTCGAGGAAGAGGGTGTGACGCTGATGGTCAGTGCCGCGGAGTCGCCGAAGCGCGCCCGCAAGAGCGTCGCAGCGAAGAGCCCGGTCAAGCGCACCGCCACCAAGACCGTCGCGGCGAAGACCGCCGTGACCAGGACCGTCGCGGCCACCGCCGCGCCGACGGCCGAGAGCGCGGGCGCGGTGGCCGATGACGCCGTCGCGGCCGCTCCGGCCAAGAAGACCGCCGCCAAGAAGACGGCTGCAAAGAAGACCGCCGCGAAGAAGACGGTGGCCAAGAAGACAGCGGCGAAGAAGTCCGGCAAGCAGGACGACGAGCTCCTCGACGGCGACGAGGCTGTCGAGGAAGTCAAGGCCGGCAAGGGCGAGGAAGAGGAGGGCGAGGGCGAGAACAAGGGCTTCGTCCTCTCCGACGACGACGATGACGACGCACCTGCCCAGCAGGTCGCCGTCGCCGGCGCCACCGCCGACCCGGTCAAGGACTACCTGAAGCAGATCGGCAAGGTTCCCCTCCTCAACGCCGAGCAGGAGGTCGAGCTCGCCAAGCGCATCGAGGCCGGTCTCTTCGCCGAGGACAAGCTGGCGAACGCCGACAAGCTCGCGCCGAAGCTCAAGCGCGAGCTGGAGATCATCGCCGAGGACGGCCGCCGCGCCAAGAACCACCTCCTGGAGGCCAACCTCCGTCTGGTGGTCTCCCTGGCCAAGCGTTACACCGGTCGCGGCATGCTCTTCCTGGACCTGATCCAGGAGGGCAACCTCGGTCTGATCCGCGCGGTGGAGAAGTTCGACTACACCAAGGGCTACAAGTTCTCCACGTACGCCACCTGGTGGATCCGTCAGGCGATCACCCGCGCCATGGCCGACCAGGCCCGCACCATCCGTATCCCGGTGCACATGGTCGAGGTCATCAACAAGCTCGCGCGTGTGCAGCGCCAGATGCTCCAGGACCTGGGCCGTGAGCCCACCCCGGAGGAGCTGGCCAAGGAGCTCGACATGACCCCCGAGAAGGTCATCGAGGTCCAGAAATACGGCCGCGAGCCGATCTCGCTGCACACCCCGCTCGGCGAGGACGGCGACAGCGAGTTCGGTGACCTGATCGAGGACTCCGAGGCCGTCGTCCCGGCGGACGCGGTCAGCTTCACGCTCCTCCAGGAGCAGCTGCACTCGGTGCTCGACACGCTCTCCGAGCGTGAGGCCGGCGTGGTCTCGATGCGCTTCGGACTCACCGACGGTCAGCCCAAGACGCTGGACGAGATCGGCAAGGTCTACGGCGTGACGCGCGAGCGCATCCGTCAGATCGAGTCGAAGACGATGTCGAAGCTTCGACACCCGTCGCGCTCGCAGGTTCTGCGCGACTACCTCGACTAGGAGTCGCGAGTACCTCGGTCGAGCGCGAGGACGGCCGAGCGCGAGAACGACCGGCCGAGGGCCCGGAACCCCCCCCAGGGGATCCGGGCCCTCCGGCGTGTCCTCGGGTGCGGACAGCGGGAGCCTGGATCACGCTGGGTGGATTGTCTTTCACCTCAGCGTCAGGAGCCTCCATGCCCCGTTCCGTAGTCCGTGCCCTGACCGGGGTGCTGGCCCTGGCCGCTGCGACGGCCGTGCTGCCGCTCGCCTCCCCTGCCCCGGCAGTCGCGGACAGCATCATCGTCGGCGGGCAGCCCACACCCGTGGCGGACAGCCCCTGGGTGGTGGCCCTGTCGAGCCGTGACAGGTTCGGGGGAGCGAGGTCCGGCCAGTTCTGCGGCGGGGTCGCCGTGGCGCCCACGAAGATCCTGACGGTCGCCCACTGTCTGGGTGACGAGGCGCTCGGCGGACCGGCGAACCGGGTGAAGGACCTGCTGGTCATCTCGGGGCGCGCGCGGCTGAGCGATTCCGGCGGCCTGGAGACCCCGGTCCGGGACATCTGGGTGAATCCGGCGTACGACCCCGGCTCCAACGCCGGCGACCTCGCGGTGCTGACCCTGGCCCGGGCGCTGCCCAGGAGCAGCGTCATCCCGATGGCGCGGGCCGGGGACGCCGCCTACCGGGCCGGGACGGCCGCGGACGTCTACGGGTGGGGTGACACGACGGGCAGCGGCACCTACTCCTCCGTACTGCGCTCCGCGCGGGTCCATGTCCTGTCTGACCGCGACTGCGCGCGCGCCTACCCGGGCGGCAAGGAGGGTACGTACGACGCCTCGGCGATGCTCTGCGCGGGCGAACGCGTAGGGGGCCGGGACGCGTGCCAGGGGGACAGCGGAGGGCCGCTGGTGGCCCGTGGGCGGCTCATCGGCCTGGTGTCCTGGGGCAGCGGCTGCGGTCGGGCGGGCAGCCCCGGGGTGTACACGCGGGTCTCGGCCGCCCTGGAGTGGGCCGCGGGCCGCATCTGAAGCGGCCCGCCCGGCGCGGAGGCGGCGAGAACTGCGGATACGCGGGGACGGTGAGAGCCGCGGATACGACGAGAACGGGCGGCTCCCCCCGGTGGGGGAGCCGCCCGTCGGCTGGTCCTGGACCAGCCCCTGGCTCGTCGTGGATGCGAGGTGTCAGTGTTGGTCCTCGTCGGCGGCGGCCGTCTGCACGGCGGTGAGCCGATCCGTCTCATCCTGTATTTCCGCGGCGATCTTCTTGAGTTCCGGCTCGAACTTGCGTCCGTGGTGGGCGCAGAAGAGCAGTTCACCGCCGCTGATCAGGACGACGCGCAGATAGGCCTGGGCGCCGCAACGGTCACAGCGGTCTGCTGCGGTCAGCGGGCTCGCGGGGGTCAGAACAGTAGTCACGTCGCCTCTTCTCTAGCTCGACGAGCTGTCGTACCAGGGTCAACATCCAACCAGGCCGAAAACGTTCCCGCTCGTGGCTTTTCTTCGAAACTTCTTCTCGGTGTGGCTGTCTGTTGCCGGTTGGCGGCGAATGTGCCGTATGCGGAGCGCTACGGTTTCGCATTGCTTGTCTTGGGGGTGTGTCCCGCCGGCCGGCTTGCCGGTTTGTTCATGAGGACGTGCCCGGAGCCTAAATGGTTCATGCGTCGAAGGGAACGTGATGTGCACGTCACTCCAACGAATGATCGAACATCCATGCGAGCCTGGATGAGGCTCGACTAGCATGAGGATTCCCCGAGGGTGGCGTTACAACCGCTCTACCAGGCCTCTGTAGGCTCTCAGCGGCAACCGAAGCCCAGCCCGATACCCACCGGGGCCCCAGATGAAATTCAGCGAGGAGCGAACCGCGTGACCGCCGAAACGTCCGTGCCGTCCACCGCGATGCTGGCCGCAGCAGGCGGCGACCGGGACAGCTCCAACTACACCGCGCGGCACCTCCTCGTCCTCGAAGGGCTGGAGGCCGTCCGCAAGCGCCCCGGGATGTACATCGGGTCCACCGACAGCCGCGGCCTCATGCACTGCCTCTGGGAGATCATCGACAACTCCGTCGACGAGGCGCTGGGCGGCTACTGCGACCAGATCGAGGTCATCCTCCACGACGACGCCTCCGTGGAGGTCCGGGACAACGGCCGCGGCATCCCGGTCGACGTCGAGCCCAAGACCGGGCTCTCCGGCATCGAGGTCGTCATGACCAAGCTGCATGCCGGAGGCAAGTTCGGCGGCGGCTCCTACGCGGCCTCC
Encoded here:
- a CDS encoding FadR/GntR family transcriptional regulator codes for the protein MSTLAHTMMTAARSADSGLAGPGELDRYPYTEAPAGERAVSRPWGGSDSELGRASRRGAASRGRGLHGQLVQQLGQMIVSGDLGADRPLVPEEIGQRFEVSRTVVRESLRVLEAKGLVSARPNVGTRVRPVSDWNLLDPDIIEWRAFGPQRDDQRRELAELRWTIEPLAARLAAGHGRDDIQQRLGDMVEIMGHAMGQGDAITFSRADAEFHSLLIQAAGNRMLEHLSGIVSAALHVSGGPVTGCDRPGESSLAHHARITDALASGDAAAAESAMRQLLVVHPDVERVVPAPREH
- a CDS encoding RNA polymerase sigma factor, which encodes MSASTSRTLPPEIAESESVMALIERGKADGQIAGDDVRRAFEADQIPPTQWKNVLRSLNQILEEEGVTLMVSAAESPKRARKSVAAKSPVKRTATKTVAAKTAVTRTVAATAAPTAESAGAVADDAVAAAPAKKTAAKKTAAKKTAAKKTVAKKTAAKKSGKQDDELLDGDEAVEEVKAGKGEEEEGEGENKGFVLSDDDDDDAPAQQVAVAGATADPVKDYLKQIGKVPLLNAEQEVELAKRIEAGLFAEDKLANADKLAPKLKRELEIIAEDGRRAKNHLLEANLRLVVSLAKRYTGRGMLFLDLIQEGNLGLIRAVEKFDYTKGYKFSTYATWWIRQAITRAMADQARTIRIPVHMVEVINKLARVQRQMLQDLGREPTPEELAKELDMTPEKVIEVQKYGREPISLHTPLGEDGDSEFGDLIEDSEAVVPADAVSFTLLQEQLHSVLDTLSEREAGVVSMRFGLTDGQPKTLDEIGKVYGVTRERIRQIESKTMSKLRHPSRSQVLRDYLD
- a CDS encoding S1 family peptidase, whose protein sequence is MPRSVVRALTGVLALAAATAVLPLASPAPAVADSIIVGGQPTPVADSPWVVALSSRDRFGGARSGQFCGGVAVAPTKILTVAHCLGDEALGGPANRVKDLLVISGRARLSDSGGLETPVRDIWVNPAYDPGSNAGDLAVLTLARALPRSSVIPMARAGDAAYRAGTAADVYGWGDTTGSGTYSSVLRSARVHVLSDRDCARAYPGGKEGTYDASAMLCAGERVGGRDACQGDSGGPLVARGRLIGLVSWGSGCGRAGSPGVYTRVSAALEWAAGRI
- a CDS encoding DUF7455 domain-containing protein — protein: MTTVLTPASPLTAADRCDRCGAQAYLRVVLISGGELLFCAHHGRKFEPELKKIAAEIQDETDRLTAVQTAAADEDQH